In Salirhabdus salicampi, the sequence CATATCCCCTTAAGTTTTCATTGCGTAATCTTTTCGTATATGGCTTGTTTTTTATGCTCACTTCGGTATATAGCCCAAAGTAAAGTAATCGTTCGGTTTGCTTGTTTAAAAAGATGAGGATATTGATCTGTCTCCGCTTTAATTCGGTTAAACCCTTCGATAAAATCGTGAGCAGGCATTTCGAAAAATCCTTCTACCGCTTTACTATTATTGTTGTGCACTAACTTCCTTTTTAATCGATTCAACTCAAGAAATCCATCGAAGGCAATCTGCTGGGATTGGAACGCTTCAATCGCCTTTTGTTTCGCGTGGAAGGTCGAACTAATATCAATGAGACAATTTAAATAACGCGGCGGAATCGGACAGTTCACTTCGTATAGGCGGATCGGAAGTTTGTCTATTTTCATAGCGGCTAATGTATCCTGTAACAAATTTGTCGTACCGATATGATCAAGGTGGGCATCAACAAATGGAGGACAGTAAATGACGTCTGGTTGAATGTCTTCTAGTATGGTTTGTAATGTTCGTTGGGCGTCTTGCGTACTTTTTACGTCTCCATCTGGTAAATCCATATATTCAATTCGGGAAATGCCTAAAATCTCTTTTACGATTTCCATCTCCTGCTTACGAATGTTGCTTAAACGGTCTTTCCTAACGACACTCGTACTGTTCGCCCCATCGGATGTGAATACACATGTGACGTGAGCACCATGCTCTGCATGAAGTTTTATTGTCCCCCCGAGACCAATCGTTTCATCATCCATATGGGGGGCGAGTATGCAAACACGCTTGTGATGACCTACATTCGAGAGGGGGCGATTTCCTTTATAGTAGTGACTCAGGATATATCGGGTAATTGGTATTAAGATTGGGCGGCTCATCTCCATTAACATCTGTTTCAACATAATCAACAGCCCCTATCCCTTCTGACGTTTAATCGCTTGTAAGAAAAAAGCTAAAGAAGTAGATTGAAGGAAGTACGTTACAACCACGTAAACCGTACCTCCTATAACAGCACTACAGAATATATATACGAAACGAGGCAGTTCATGAAGTGTTGGCAAGATGAAATAGAGTGCTGCCGCCATAATGAAGGCGCCGGTTATTATACGGCTATATTCCATCCCTATATGGCTTAATTGAAGTCCACCTACTAATCGGTAAAAGATGACGAAACATGTGCCAACGTAAAAAAATGCCATCACCGAAGAGGCGAGGGGAATGCCATAATATCCAATCCATCTTGTAAATAAAACGTTAAACAAGATATTTAAGCCTATCGCCAGCCCGCCAATCATCAGAATGAGGTGGCCTTTTTTTAAAGTGTAAAACCCTTTATTAATAATGTTGTGTATACTGAAAAAGAGTACAGATCCAACGTAAAAGTAGCTCACATAGCTTGTCGCTGCCGTAGCCTCACGTCCGAAAGCACCCCGTTCATATAACAATTCAATGACAGCAGGCATGAGCAACATGAGTCCGACAATAGCGGGTAACAAAATATAGAACATCGTCATTAACCCTTGTTCAATTCCTCTTTTAAACCCGTCATGGTCAAGTTGAGCCATTGCTTTCGAAAGAAGGGGGAAGATGATCGTTCCAATCGTTACCCCGAAAATGGCCTGGGGAAAGTGCACTAAATTTTTTGCATAGTTTATGTAAGTAACAGCGCCTTCCCCAAAATAACCAGCAAATACGTTGTCGATCGCTAAATTAATTTGTCCAACAGCGACAGTGAGGGCGACCGGAATAAAAATACGGTAAAACCGTTTCACTTCTTTCCATTGCATTTTAGTCCTTACCGCCATTGCCCGCCTCGTTTTGACGACAGCAAGTTTGACGACCAGGGAAAGAATACTTCCGGCTAAATAACCGAATGCTAATGAATAGGCACCAATTTGATTAGCGAATAAAACAGCACTTAGCACAACCGTAAACAACAATAAAATTTGCGTAAAAGCGGAAAACGTATACTGTTTCACCGCATCGAAATAAGCTTCTAATACTGCATTCATTCCAATCATGAAAATGGCTGCAAATAAAATGACAGATACCCAAATGGCAATCGTTTTTGCCTCGGCTGAAAATTGGGGATAAAGAATGGGAATATAGGCATTTGCTGACATGGCGCCAACAACGGTGATGCAGAAACTGATAAGTATCGTTCCCTTGAATACATGTCCTAAATGTTCCTGTCCCCGTTGTTGTTCTATTGCTTCAATGTAACTTGGTACGAGGGCATTTTTCATCCCTGTTGTAAAAAACAAAATAAATAAATTCGGAATAATAAATGCTGCTAAGTAGGCATCAGCAACATAACTATCGCCGAAGTAATAGGCGATGACAATATCCCGTAACAACCCAGACAACTTTAATATCAACGTAACAACGATAAATAATAGACTTGAAAATGCGACTGTTTTTTTCAATTTCATACCTCTTCCAGTTAATCATCGTAACCTTGAGGGGGAACATTTATACATGCACCTTGTAGCCGAAGGATGCCATTCGATCTCCACATATACGATGAATACGTGTAAGGTTATGTTCCCCAAAGAACTCATGCTTTTTTACATTCCGATTTCCGGCTGGTTGATATTGAATATCCACCTTATCGGAAATGTCATGAACGTGAGGTAGGTCCAGCTCGTTCGCTAACTGTCGAATGGCCCTTTCTTTATCTTTGACGAAATCTTCATAACGAATGAACATCATATCGTCTTTGTTTTGAGTATATATATCTGCGGCTACGTTCCATCGGTGTGCCATCCACTCAATATAGTTTTCTCCTTTAACACCCATCCATCGACTGTCAATGACCCGCTCCCAATCTTTCGGTGCTTTTTTTAATTGGCGACGCCATTTTCGGTCCGTAATGTTATGTAAATGGCCCGGTATTCCGACCCGATTTAAAATGCTCCGAATATTGTCCCGAGGATCACGAATAATAAACACAACCTTCGCATTGGGAAAGTGTGTACGGAGCTCATCGTATAAAAAGGTTAAAGACGGCTCCTTGATGATATCCTTGGAAAAGTCGTACGCATTTTTTTGCACAAATTTTTGGAATGACAAATCGCCGCGATGTAATTTCGGCTGAACCGGCTCACAAATCCCGGGTAAATCAATAGCAACAGAACGATCTGTTAACTGAGCCAGCAATGCCCCAATAGCAGACGTACCACTTTTTTGGTTACCTAGGACAAAAGTAGGCGATGGGTTAACCGTGGATGTTTTATGCAAATAAAATCGTTTGCAATTACGTGGTAGGTGAATAATAGATCGGGCGATACGTTTCATTTTTATTTAAAACTCCTTTATTATGTATGGTAAAATGGCTAATCCACTACGTACACTATATTTTGTCACCCTTGAGTAATGTTTAAACTTATTTCTACATTTTTACAATCATTAACATAACCTTGATTGAATGTAAATTTAGTGTTAATATATTCATTATCGAAATACCTACAAAAAGAACAAAAACAGATAAAATTCGCGTCTTTTCTACTTTCAGATAAATATAAAGTCATAGAATGAATTACCTATAGTTTGGGATATATGTATATGATTGATTGATCGAGGATACCTTGAAACACGTTATACAAGCACGTGTCTTAATAGAGGTGTCCATTTTTAGTTTGGACTGCTATAATATAAGCTTTCCGATATAAAGAGGGGGAATCATAATGAGTTGGGAGAAAGAATACAAAAAGTGGCTTGAATTTGACACGTTAAATGGAGATTTGCGTGTTCAATTAGAGAAAATGATAGATGAAGGTGCAATAAAAGAGAGCTTCTATAATAACTTAGAATTTGGTACTGGTGGTATGCGGGGAGAGCTAGGACCGGGGATAAACAGAATGAATATCTATACAGTAAGAAGAGCAGCTGAAGGATTAGCAAATTACATTGAAGAAAAGGGAGCGGCATTCAAAAAAAGAGGGGTAGTAGTTGCCTACGATTCTCGTCATTTCTCTCAAGAATTTGCTATTGAAACAGCGAAAGTCATGGGTGCACACAATATTCCGACATATATATTTACTTCTCTGCGACCAACACCTGAACTATCATTTGCTGTCCGCTACTTAAAAACCGCGGCAGGTGTAATGATTACAGCTAGCCATAACCCGCCGGAGTATAACGGTTATAAAGTGTATAACGAAGAGGGTGGACAAGTTCCGCCGGAACAAGCAGAGCAAATCATTCAAAAGGTAAATAAAGTTGAAGATGAACTTACAGTTCCGGTGCTTACGAAAGAGGAACTGGAACAAAAACAACTACTAAGATGGATTGATGAAGAAATAGATAAAGAATATTTAAGACGATTAAAAGAGATTTCATTAAACCCAACTATATTAAAAGAACATGCCGACAATTTAAACGTTGTCTTTACTCCTTTACATGGAACGTCATACCACCTTGTTAAAGAAGGGTTGGGGCAAATTGGCATTCGTAATGTCAACATTGTGGAAGAACAAGCTACCCCAGATCCGGAGTTCTCAACTGTACAATCACCGAATCCGGAAGAGCATCAAGCATTCGAAATGGCGATCCAGTATGGTGAAAAGACAAATGCAGATATATTAATAGGAACGGATCCAGACGCAGACCGTTTAGGGGTAGCGGTTAAAAATCATAACGATGTATACCAAGTTTTAACCGGAAACCAATTGGGTGCACTATTGCTAGATTATATTTTGAAAAACACAGAACAACTACCAGATAATGGGGTCTTAATTAAGACGATTGTGACATCAGAGTTTGGGAAAGCTATTGCATCCCATTATGGTGTGAAAACATTAAATACGTTAACCGGCTTTAAGTTTATAGGTGAGAAGATTCAAGAATTTGAAGAAACAGGGCAGAACACATTTTTATTCGGTTATGAAGAAAGTTATGGATTTTTAATTTCCGACTTTGCTCGAGATAAGGATGCTGTTCAGGCTGCAGTATTAGCATGTGAAATGGCCGCTGTTTATAAAGCTGAAGGTAAGTCTTTATATGAAGCTTTAGAGGAATTATATGAAAAGCACGGTTATTATTTAGAAGACTTACATTCTATTACGCTAAAAGGAATAGAAGGTACAGAAAAAATAAAGAACATTATGTCTAAATTTAGGAAAGACCCAATCGTAGAGATTGGGAGTATGTCAGTAGAGGTAGTTGAAGATTACCAAAGTCAAGAGCGGAGACACTTGCGTTCTGGCGAAATCGAACCAATTCATCTGCCAAAATCAAATGTTGTTAAGTTTGTCTTAAATGATGATTGTTGGTTCTGTTTAAGACCATCAGGAACTGAACCGAAAATTAAGTTTTACTTTGCTGTTAAGAGTAATTCCTATCGGAACAGTTTACAGAAGCTAGAAGAAATTAAAGACCATGTATTAGCACAAATTCATTTTTAAAAACGAGCTCATCTAAAGACTAGTATTTTTTTACTAATTTAATTGTCAAGAAATGTATAAATGTTTTTATATGACCAATAATAAATATGCGGAGGGCTCTCAATTGAAAAAAGTAAGAAAAGCAATTATACCCGCAGCAGGGTTAGGAACTAGATTTCTTCCAGCTACGAAAGCAATGCCGAAAGAGATGCTACCAATCGTAGATAAACCAACGATTCAATATATAGTAGAAGAAGCCATTGCTTCAGGTATTGAGGATATTATCATCGTGACTGGTAAGGGTAAGAGAGCAATTGAAGACCACTTTGATAATAACTTTGAGTTAGAAGATAATCTAATGAAAAAAGAGAAGTTCGAATTACTGGATAAGGTAAAACAATCAGCTAGAGTTGATATTCATTATATAAGACAAAAAGAACCACTAGGATTAGGGCATGCAGTATGGTGTGCAAGAAAGTTCATTGGTGATGAGCCATTTGCCGTTTTACTTGGTGACGATATTGTTCAGTCTGACCAACCGTGCTTACAACAACTTATTCAGCAATATGAGGCGACTGGTTCTTCTATTATTGGTGTGCAGACTGTTCCTGACAGTGAAACACATCGTTACGGCATTATTGATCCATCGGAACAAGTGGGGAGAAGATATAAAGTAAATAGCTTTATAGAGAAACCAAAAGAGAACCCACCTTCTAACCTAGCAATTATGGGACGATATATTTTAACACCGGAAATCATGCAATATTTAGATAGACAAGAGACAGGAGCCGGTGGTGAAATCCAATTAACAGATGCAATTAATTTAATGAATTCTACACAAAAAGTTTATGCCTATGACTTTGAAGGTACCCGCTATGATGTTGGGGAGAAAATAGGTTTTATTAAAACTACAATTGAAATTGCGCTATCTCATAGTGAAGTGAAAGACGAATTAGCCGAATATTTAAAGCAACTAACAAACGATAAAGTTGAAGTTTAATATAATTTAAGAAAAAAGGAGAACTTTATATGAACTTATTAGTAACAGGTGGAGCAGGTTTTATTGGTAGTAACTTCGTCCGCTATATGTTAAAACAATACCCTACTTATAAAGTAGTAAACTATGATTTGTTAACTTATGCAGGAAATTTGGAAAATTTAAGTGATGTAGAAAACAATCCGAACTATAAATTTGTTCAGGGGGATATTGCGAACAGAGAACTAGTCGAGCATGTTGTAAAGGAACATAACATTGATGTTATTGTTAACTTTGCGGCCGAATCCCACGTAGATAGAAGTATTACTCAACCTGATATTTTTGTGAAAACGAATGTTTTAGGAACTCAAAATCTACTAGATGTTGCGAAGGCAAACTCTATCGAAAAATATGTACAAGTGTCTACTGACGAAGTATATGGAACATTAGGTGACACTGGTTATTTTGTTGAAGATACACCATTAGCACCAAATAGCCCATACTCTGCTAGTAAGGCAAGTGCAGACTTATTAGTTAGATCTTACTATGAAACATTTGGTATGAATGTGAATATAACACGTTGCTCAAATAACTATGGCCCATATCACTTCCCGGAAAAACTCATCCCTTTAATGGTAACGAACGCACTAGAAGGCAAGCCTTTACCAGTTTACGGTAATGGAAAAAACGTTAGAGACTGGTTGCATGTAGAAGACCATTGTTCAGCTATTGATTTAGTTATTCACAATGGTGAAGCTGGTGAAGTATATAATGTTGGTGGTCATAATGAAAAAACGAACATTGAAGTAGTAGAACTAATTGTTGAAAAGCTAGGTGCTTCTAAAGATTTAATTCAGTATGTGGAAGATAGACTAGGTCATGACAAACGTTATGCGATTGATCCTACTAAACTGGAAACTGAACTTGGGTGGAAGCCGAAGTTTAACTTCGCTACAGGAATAGAAGAGACGATTCAATGGTATTTAAGCAATAGAGAATGGTGGGAAAACATTAAATCCGGTGAATATTTAAACTACTACAAAAAACAGTATGAAGGGCGAGTAACAGTATAATGTCAAAAATTGTAGTAACGGGTGCAGCTGGACAACTCGGTTCTGATGTTGTTCAGCAACTTAGAAAAATAGATGAATATGAAGTATACGGTTTTACTAGGCAGGAGCTAGATATTACAAATGATGAAGAAGTCTTCAATACATTTCGTTCTATTAGACCGGATGCTGTCATTCACTGTGCTGCCTATACAAAGGTTGACCATGCAGAAGAAGACCCAGATACCGCTTATCTTGTAAATGCCATTGGCTCCAGAAATATCGCTGCCGCTTCTGAAAAAGTGAAGGCGAAACTCGTATATGTTAGTACTGACTATGTGTTTAATGGCGAGAGTGAAAAACCTTATCATGAGTTTGAAGAAACTTCACCTTTAGGTGTATATGGTAAATCGAAACTAGCAGGAGAAACATTTGTCCGTAACCTCCATTCTCAGTTTTTCATTGTACGAACGTCTTGGGTATTCGGTGTGAATGGCCAAAACTTTGTCAAAACAATGATGGAGTTAGCGAAAAAGATGGATGAATTAAAGGTTGTAGAAGACCAAGTAGGTTCTCCTACCTATACGCAAGATTTAGCAAGGAACATCATTGAAATGGTCCAGACAGAAAAGTATGGAACCTATCACGTTTCCAACTCTGGTCAATGCTCTTGGTTTGAGTTTGCTAGTGAGATTTTTAACCAGATTGGTAGCGATATTAAAGTGAATCCTTGTACTACAGAGGAATTTCCAAGACCGGCCCCAAGGCCGAAAAACTCTGTGTTTGACCATATGGCATTGAGGCTAAATCAATTTGCTGAAATGCCCCATTGGCGAGACGCGTTAACGAGATTTTTACAAGAATTACAGGAAAAGCAACAAAGTAAGGAAGAATAATTTTTAAGGAGGATTATAAGTTGGCGAATTTAAAGGGAAATGTAGAAGAATATAGAACAACACATGTCCATTATGATCAAACCGCTCAGGTTAACACCCTTTATCAAACTATGAAAAGAGCTACGGATGTGGTTGGGTCTATTATTGGACTTGTCGTGTTTTCCCCAATCTTTTTTCTAGTAAGTTTATTGTATTTATGGGGTAGTTCAAAAGGACCGGTGTTCTTTAAACAGAAGAGGGTAGGACATAATGGAAAGGAATTTTATATCTATAAGTTCCGATCCATGGTTACGAATGCAGAGGAGAGACTGAAGAGCGATCCTGTTTTATATGAAAAGTATATACAGAATAATTATAAACTAGATCAGGATGAGGATCCTAGAATTACGAAGATAGGTAAGTTTTTAAGAAAGACAAGTTTAGACGAGTTACCACAGCTAATTAATGTTTTAAAAGGTGACATGACGATTATTGGTCCAAGGCCAGTAGTGAAAGAAGAGTTAAGAGAGTACAAGGAAAGAAAAAGTGTATTATTATCTGTTAAGCCAGGGTTAACAGGCTATTGGCAAGTAAGTGGCCGGAGTGATGTTGGCTACCCAGAAAGAGTAGATATTGAATTATATTATGTTTATAACCAATCGGTAAAATTAGATCTATCTATTTTCTTTAAAACGATATTGATCGTGTTGTTGAGAAAGGGAGCATACTAGAAATGCACAAAGTATCGGTTTTAATTCCGACATACAACGCTCACAATTATATTATTGACTTATTATCAAAACTTTCGAACCAAGAGATTGGGAACGACGAACTAGAAATTATCATTGTCGATTCTTCATCAAAAGATGATACTGTTGAACTTGTACAAAATAACTTTCCTAATGTTCAAGTTTTCGTGATCCCGAATGACCAATTTGATCATGGAGGGACGCGAAACCTACTTGTGTCCAAGGCATCAGGTGATTATTTGTTATTTATGACACAGGATGCAATACCGTATGATAATTATTTAATTCAAAATTTATTATCTTCATTTACGGATGATGTGTTGATTAGCTATGCAAGACAGATACCAAGAGAAAGTGCAAAACCTACTGAACAGTTTGCTCGATCCTTTAATTACCCAGACCGTGGAGTTATTAAAGATAAATCGACTATTGAAGAACTAGGAATTAAAAATTTCTTCAATTCTAATGTTTGTAGTATGTATAAAAGAGAAGTGTTTGACTCATATCAATTCCCGGAAAAAATCATTCTAAATGAAGATATGATTTTAGCGTCTGAAACGATTTTAGATGGCTATAAAGTATGCTACGCCCATGAAGCAAGGGTTTACCACTCCCACAACTATACAATGCTGCAGCAATTTAAGAGGTACTTTGATATTGGGATGGCATTTAAAGATACAGAATATCTTTTAAAATATGCTTCAAATGAGAAAGAAGGGGCAAAATTCGTTAAACAGCTCCTGCGTTATTTGTTCAAAAAACGTTACTATTATTTAATACCGGTAGCAGTTTTAGAGACAATGGCAAAGTATGCGGGTTATTTACTAGGAAAGAATCATAAGAAATTACCAGTGACAGTCAAGAGAACATTATCAGCATATATGAAATAATAGGGGAAGTGTGAAACATTTATGGTTGGGCTTTTATTGTTTTTAATTTTATTAAGTGTAGTAGGTTATTACTTACACAGAACATTCTTGAATAGTTTAACACTGTTTTATGGCATTTGGGGATTTATTATTCTGCTATATTCATTTCAATTAAGTCACCACCTAAACGATCTTTCAAATAGAAGTTTAATCGTCTTTTTTTTGACGTTCGCTATGTTTATGGTAGGTTATTTAGTTTCTTTCTTTGTTTTGAATAAAACTACATCTTTTGAAACCTTAAGGGAACATCAACCAACAGCTCCCCAATTCATATTGGACATAAACCAATCACTTATAGATAAAGGACTCGCTTTTATTATTATCTTTACGATTATTCAAGGTATATTTAGTGGTGGTTATCCATTGGCTTGGCTGTTACTAGGCATAGGGAAAAACTACACTCAATATGGGATACCTACATTTAATGGTTTGCTCATGAGTTTTATTATCTTCTTCGGAACACTGCTGTACATCTTGAATAAGGAAAAGCCCCAATTGCGTTTGCAATTGTATTTATTAGTTATCTTCTTTATTCCAGTTTTAGTTATATCGAGGCAAGTATTAGTTACACTCTTGATACAGATCGCCATCATTAAATTAATTTACAGCAAGAAGATCAACTATAAAAAGGTAATACCTTCATCAATTATATTAGTAACTTTATTTGGGCTAATTGGAAATTTACGAACAGGGTTGAGTAAGTTTGTCGAAGTTGCTGATATAAAGAGTGAAAGTATTCCGTACCTATTATCGGGTTTTTACTGGGTGTATATGTATTTAACCATGACAGTAGCAAACCTTAACTCCTTGTTTTCAAAGGCAAACATGGAATTCGCTTATGGATGGAACATGTTAAATTCCTTCTTTCCAACTATTATCGTTGACACACTTTATATAGATAGTTTTACATCAAAACTGTCTTCATATCTTGTAAGCATAAACTTTACAGTCTCTGGTTATATGGCTAAACCATATTTAGACTTTGGCATAATTGGATTAGTCGTTTATACCCTGGTCCTTGGTGTATTAGCATATGTTGTATACCACAATTTCAAGAAAAATATAAACTATTTGTCGTTGATGATATTTGTCGTATTTACACAAATTATCTTAATGTCATTCTTTACGGATTTCTTACTTTACTTGCCAGTTTCTTTTCAGTTCTTTTGGATTTTTGTATTTCGCCGTTATTTATACAAACCTCATAAAAAGTAATTGGAAAAGTGTATTCATATAGCTTACAGATTAAGGTGGAATAAAATGGATTCTTTACTCGATTTAATTATAATCAACTATAATACGAAAGAACTTAGTGACAAGTGTATTACGAGGTTGATGGAGTTAGGGCTGCATAAGAAATTTGGTATCTATTATATAGATAACGACTCTTCTGATGGTTCCT encodes:
- a CDS encoding PIG-L deacetylase family protein — its product is MLKQMLMEMSRPILIPITRYILSHYYKGNRPLSNVGHHKRVCILAPHMDDETIGLGGTIKLHAEHGAHVTCVFTSDGANSTSVVRKDRLSNIRKQEMEIVKEILGISRIEYMDLPDGDVKSTQDAQRTLQTILEDIQPDVIYCPPFVDAHLDHIGTTNLLQDTLAAMKIDKLPIRLYEVNCPIPPRYLNCLIDISSTFHAKQKAIEAFQSQQIAFDGFLELNRLKRKLVHNNNSKAVEGFFEMPAHDFIEGFNRIKAETDQYPHLFKQANRTITLLWAIYRSEHKKQAIYEKITQ
- the murJ gene encoding murein biosynthesis integral membrane protein MurJ: MKKTVAFSSLLFIVVTLILKLSGLLRDIVIAYYFGDSYVADAYLAAFIIPNLFILFFTTGMKNALVPSYIEAIEQQRGQEHLGHVFKGTILISFCITVVGAMSANAYIPILYPQFSAEAKTIAIWVSVILFAAIFMIGMNAVLEAYFDAVKQYTFSAFTQILLLFTVVLSAVLFANQIGAYSLAFGYLAGSILSLVVKLAVVKTRRAMAVRTKMQWKEVKRFYRIFIPVALTVAVGQINLAIDNVFAGYFGEGAVTYINYAKNLVHFPQAIFGVTIGTIIFPLLSKAMAQLDHDGFKRGIEQGLMTMFYILLPAIVGLMLLMPAVIELLYERGAFGREATAATSYVSYFYVGSVLFFSIHNIINKGFYTLKKGHLILMIGGLAIGLNILFNVLFTRWIGYYGIPLASSVMAFFYVGTCFVIFYRLVGGLQLSHIGMEYSRIITGAFIMAAALYFILPTLHELPRFVYIFCSAVIGGTVYVVVTYFLQSTSLAFFLQAIKRQKG
- a CDS encoding sulfotransferase family protein, giving the protein MKRIARSIIHLPRNCKRFYLHKTSTVNPSPTFVLGNQKSGTSAIGALLAQLTDRSVAIDLPGICEPVQPKLHRGDLSFQKFVQKNAYDFSKDIIKEPSLTFLYDELRTHFPNAKVVFIIRDPRDNIRSILNRVGIPGHLHNITDRKWRRQLKKAPKDWERVIDSRWMGVKGENYIEWMAHRWNVAADIYTQNKDDMMFIRYEDFVKDKERAIRQLANELDLPHVHDISDKVDIQYQPAGNRNVKKHEFFGEHNLTRIHRICGDRMASFGYKVHV
- a CDS encoding phospho-sugar mutase; translated protein: MSWEKEYKKWLEFDTLNGDLRVQLEKMIDEGAIKESFYNNLEFGTGGMRGELGPGINRMNIYTVRRAAEGLANYIEEKGAAFKKRGVVVAYDSRHFSQEFAIETAKVMGAHNIPTYIFTSLRPTPELSFAVRYLKTAAGVMITASHNPPEYNGYKVYNEEGGQVPPEQAEQIIQKVNKVEDELTVPVLTKEELEQKQLLRWIDEEIDKEYLRRLKEISLNPTILKEHADNLNVVFTPLHGTSYHLVKEGLGQIGIRNVNIVEEQATPDPEFSTVQSPNPEEHQAFEMAIQYGEKTNADILIGTDPDADRLGVAVKNHNDVYQVLTGNQLGALLLDYILKNTEQLPDNGVLIKTIVTSEFGKAIASHYGVKTLNTLTGFKFIGEKIQEFEETGQNTFLFGYEESYGFLISDFARDKDAVQAAVLACEMAAVYKAEGKSLYEALEELYEKHGYYLEDLHSITLKGIEGTEKIKNIMSKFRKDPIVEIGSMSVEVVEDYQSQERRHLRSGEIEPIHLPKSNVVKFVLNDDCWFCLRPSGTEPKIKFYFAVKSNSYRNSLQKLEEIKDHVLAQIHF
- the galU gene encoding UTP--glucose-1-phosphate uridylyltransferase GalU, coding for MKKVRKAIIPAAGLGTRFLPATKAMPKEMLPIVDKPTIQYIVEEAIASGIEDIIIVTGKGKRAIEDHFDNNFELEDNLMKKEKFELLDKVKQSARVDIHYIRQKEPLGLGHAVWCARKFIGDEPFAVLLGDDIVQSDQPCLQQLIQQYEATGSSIIGVQTVPDSETHRYGIIDPSEQVGRRYKVNSFIEKPKENPPSNLAIMGRYILTPEIMQYLDRQETGAGGEIQLTDAINLMNSTQKVYAYDFEGTRYDVGEKIGFIKTTIEIALSHSEVKDELAEYLKQLTNDKVEV
- the rfbB gene encoding dTDP-glucose 4,6-dehydratase, with product MNLLVTGGAGFIGSNFVRYMLKQYPTYKVVNYDLLTYAGNLENLSDVENNPNYKFVQGDIANRELVEHVVKEHNIDVIVNFAAESHVDRSITQPDIFVKTNVLGTQNLLDVAKANSIEKYVQVSTDEVYGTLGDTGYFVEDTPLAPNSPYSASKASADLLVRSYYETFGMNVNITRCSNNYGPYHFPEKLIPLMVTNALEGKPLPVYGNGKNVRDWLHVEDHCSAIDLVIHNGEAGEVYNVGGHNEKTNIEVVELIVEKLGASKDLIQYVEDRLGHDKRYAIDPTKLETELGWKPKFNFATGIEETIQWYLSNREWWENIKSGEYLNYYKKQYEGRVTV
- the rfbD gene encoding dTDP-4-dehydrorhamnose reductase, which produces MSKIVVTGAAGQLGSDVVQQLRKIDEYEVYGFTRQELDITNDEEVFNTFRSIRPDAVIHCAAYTKVDHAEEDPDTAYLVNAIGSRNIAAASEKVKAKLVYVSTDYVFNGESEKPYHEFEETSPLGVYGKSKLAGETFVRNLHSQFFIVRTSWVFGVNGQNFVKTMMELAKKMDELKVVEDQVGSPTYTQDLARNIIEMVQTEKYGTYHVSNSGQCSWFEFASEIFNQIGSDIKVNPCTTEEFPRPAPRPKNSVFDHMALRLNQFAEMPHWRDALTRFLQELQEKQQSKEE
- a CDS encoding sugar transferase, with the protein product MKRATDVVGSIIGLVVFSPIFFLVSLLYLWGSSKGPVFFKQKRVGHNGKEFYIYKFRSMVTNAEERLKSDPVLYEKYIQNNYKLDQDEDPRITKIGKFLRKTSLDELPQLINVLKGDMTIIGPRPVVKEELREYKERKSVLLSVKPGLTGYWQVSGRSDVGYPERVDIELYYVYNQSVKLDLSIFFKTILIVLLRKGAY
- a CDS encoding glycosyltransferase family 2 protein, which translates into the protein MHKVSVLIPTYNAHNYIIDLLSKLSNQEIGNDELEIIIVDSSSKDDTVELVQNNFPNVQVFVIPNDQFDHGGTRNLLVSKASGDYLLFMTQDAIPYDNYLIQNLLSSFTDDVLISYARQIPRESAKPTEQFARSFNYPDRGVIKDKSTIEELGIKNFFNSNVCSMYKREVFDSYQFPEKIILNEDMILASETILDGYKVCYAHEARVYHSHNYTMLQQFKRYFDIGMAFKDTEYLLKYASNEKEGAKFVKQLLRYLFKKRYYYLIPVAVLETMAKYAGYLLGKNHKKLPVTVKRTLSAYMK
- a CDS encoding O-antigen polymerase; the encoded protein is MVGLLLFLILLSVVGYYLHRTFLNSLTLFYGIWGFIILLYSFQLSHHLNDLSNRSLIVFFLTFAMFMVGYLVSFFVLNKTTSFETLREHQPTAPQFILDINQSLIDKGLAFIIIFTIIQGIFSGGYPLAWLLLGIGKNYTQYGIPTFNGLLMSFIIFFGTLLYILNKEKPQLRLQLYLLVIFFIPVLVISRQVLVTLLIQIAIIKLIYSKKINYKKVIPSSIILVTLFGLIGNLRTGLSKFVEVADIKSESIPYLLSGFYWVYMYLTMTVANLNSLFSKANMEFAYGWNMLNSFFPTIIVDTLYIDSFTSKLSSYLVSINFTVSGYMAKPYLDFGIIGLVVYTLVLGVLAYVVYHNFKKNINYLSLMIFVVFTQIILMSFFTDFLLYLPVSFQFFWIFVFRRYLYKPHKK